Below is a genomic region from Deinococcus arcticus.
GACCAGCGCCGACATCACTGACCACGACATCCGCGAATTCGCATCCGCCACCCTGGCCCTGGCCGACCTGATCCTCTGCCCCACTTGCGGCAGACGCACCTACACCAGAACAATCGCCCGAAACACTCTGCCCGGCACCTGCGGCGGCACCTGCAAACAGACGCACCTGACCCCTACCTCTCCCACTACAGTCCCCACACCCGCACCTGCGGGACAATAGGAAGCTCATGACTGAACGCCGCAACCTGAAACTGGAACTCACGTGGGTAGGCAAGGACAACCGCCGCCCGCTGCTGGAACCCCGCATTCTGCTGCCCGACCCGGCGCTGAGCTATCACGCCGCCGAGCGCAGGACCGACCGTGACCTGTTCGATAACCGACTGATCTTCGGGGATAACCTGCTGGCGCTGAAAGCCCTGGCAACGGACAGCACCGTGCGCGGTAAGGTGAAATGCATTTACATTGACCCGCCATACAACACGGGTTCAGCGTTCGAGCATTATGACGATGGGATGGAGCACAGCCTGTGGCTGGGCATGATGCGTGAGAGATTGGAATTGCTGCGCGATCTGCTGAGCGAGGACGGAAGCATCTGGATCAGTATTGACGACAACGAAGTGCATTACCTGAAAGTGCTATGTGATGAAGTGTTCGGAAGGAGCAACTTCGTTGCTAATATAGTATGGCAAAAGCGCACCTCTCCTGATATGAGATCCACAATTGGGGCTGGGCACGAGCATATCATTGCCTTTGCTAAAGAATATGCATCTTTTAAAATCGCTTTAAATAAACTTCCTAGGAGCCCAGAGCAAGAAGCTCAATTTAAAAACCCCGATAATGATCCTCGCGGACCCTGGGTTTCTTCCGATTACACCGCTCAGGGATTTAGGCCAAACCAGATGTACAAAATCACCACTCCAGGTGGCGCAGAGTACTATCCACCAGAGGGTGTCTGCTGGAAAAATGTAGAGGAAGTTTATCTTGAGCTAGTCGCGGACGGGCGAATCTATTTCGGTCAAGATAAAATGTCAATGCCTAGGAGAAAGACGTTTCTAAGTGAGTCCCAAGGAGTCAATGCTTGGACATGGTGGACTAATAAAGAGGTTGGGCACAACCAAGAAGCCAAGAAAGAAAGCAATGAGCTGTTTGGCGCATCTAAAGCTTTTGCTACGCCCAAACCCGAGCGACTTATTCAGCGCATCATTCACCTCGCCACTAAACCCGGCGACCTCGTGCTTGATTCTTTCGCTGGTTCCGGTACGACTGGGGCGGTGGCGCACAAGATGGGGAGGCGCTGGATCATGGTGGAGCTGGGCGAGCACGCGCACACGCACATCATTCCTCGCCTGAAGAAAGTCATTGACGGCATCGACCAGGGCGGCATCTCACAGGCCGTTGGATGGCAGGGCGGTGGGGGCTTCCAGTACTTCAAGTTGGCACCCAGCCTGCTAAAGAAGGACCGCTGGGGGCAGTATGTGGTGAACGCGCAGTACAACGCCGAGATGCTGGCCGAGGCGTGCTGCAAGATCGAGGGGTTCACGTTCGATCCCAGTCAGAACCCCCAGTTCTACTGGATGCATGGTCGCAGCACCGAGCGGGATTTCATCTACGTGACCACGAATTACCTGACATACGCGCAACTGGTGGAGATCAGTGAGGAGGTGGG
It encodes:
- a CDS encoding site-specific DNA-methyltransferase, with protein sequence MTERRNLKLELTWVGKDNRRPLLEPRILLPDPALSYHAAERRTDRDLFDNRLIFGDNLLALKALATDSTVRGKVKCIYIDPPYNTGSAFEHYDDGMEHSLWLGMMRERLELLRDLLSEDGSIWISIDDNEVHYLKVLCDEVFGRSNFVANIVWQKRTSPDMRSTIGAGHEHIIAFAKEYASFKIALNKLPRSPEQEAQFKNPDNDPRGPWVSSDYTAQGFRPNQMYKITTPGGAEYYPPEGVCWKNVEEVYLELVADGRIYFGQDKMSMPRRKTFLSESQGVNAWTWWTNKEVGHNQEAKKESNELFGASKAFATPKPERLIQRIIHLATKPGDLVLDSFAGSGTTGAVAHKMGRRWIMVELGEHAHTHIIPRLKKVIDGIDQGGISQAVGWQGGGGFQYFKLAPSLLKKDRWGQYVVNAQYNAEMLAEACCKIEGFTFDPSQNPQFYWMHGRSTERDFIYVTTNYLTYAQLVEISEEVGPERSLLILATAFDSAGETLENLTLKKIPLSLLRRCDWDHDDYSLNVANLPQSSSPEERAPEAKPVAAETRGRKKAVQVGPGLFTDVDGGEGA